From Triticum aestivum cultivar Chinese Spring chromosome 4A, IWGSC CS RefSeq v2.1, whole genome shotgun sequence, a single genomic window includes:
- the LOC123081914 gene encoding uncharacterized protein, translating to MNIIRNSASTLKTYVDDMHCSFIKTLTSSNSPNLQFKSTVSENTFKVPKTEQFLAIESPANFPMLDVPTIVDENEQVTINEILQELVIDFTQSVNITSSNLSLPFNGSLPSFEELVCLELFVKTSSQRTAPPTDVLALLHRYFFESKPPIQRVHETKFCLPLFRFLLPGEHLEDFMDAELDKGSLVDENLLAAHKTFNNTMHGNSNGEAGTGTQYEGAGSPSFDAITNSIDIVQMFHLYRVPLMSSACQKISIACIAILMRTRISLELRAQ from the exons ATGAATATCATTCGGAACTCAGCATCTACACTGAAGACCTATGTAGATGATATGCATTGTTCATTCATCAAGACCTTGACATCTTCCAACAGCCCAAACCTCCAATTTAAATCAACAGTTTCAGAGAATACTTTCAAAGTCCCCAAAACTGAACAATTCTTGGCTATAGAATCACCTGCAAATTTCCCAATGCTAGATGTGCCAACAATTGTTGATGAAAATGAACAAGTCACCATCAATGAAATTCTTCAGGAATTGGTCATTGATTTCACCCAGTCTGTGAACATAACAAGCTCTAATCTCTCTCTACCTTTCAATGGTAGTCTACCATCTTTCGAAGAGCTTGTTTGTCTGGAATTATTTGTGAAGACATCAAGTCAGAGAACAGCACCTCCCACTGATGTTTTAGCTCTGTTGCATC GATACTTCTTTGAATCAAAACCCCCAATTCAAAGAGTACATGAAACAAAATTTTGCTTAccattgttcagattcttactACCAGGAGAGCATTTGGAAG ATTTCATGGATGCTGAACTGGATAAAGGCTCATTGGTTGACGAAAATTTACTTGCAGCTCACAAAACTTTCAACAATACAATGCATGGTAATTCAAATGGAGAGGCTGGTACAGGCACTCAATATGAAGGCGCGGGTTCCCCTTCATTTGATGCAATTACCAATTCAATTGACATAGTTCAAATGTTCCATTTGTATCGCGTGCCTCTAATGAGTTCAGCCTGCCAGAAAATCAGTATAGCATGCATTGCAATACTCATGCGAACCCGAATATCCCTGGAACTCAGAGCCCAATAA